From a single Staphylococcus epidermidis genomic region:
- a CDS encoding isochorismatase family cysteine hydrolase: MSNKALIIVDYSFDFIDDNGKLTCGKPGQEIETFITQRIKNYHNNQQEIFFLMDLHYENDKFHPESKLFPNHNIHQTPGRELYGEVGRLYNSIKDQMNVHYLDKTRYDSFYGTPLDSLLRERQINDIEIVGVCTDICILHTAVSAYNLGYNITIPIRGVASFNQDGHQWALSHFKNSLGAKVED, translated from the coding sequence ATGAGTAACAAAGCATTAATCATTGTAGATTACTCTTTTGATTTTATTGACGATAATGGTAAATTAACATGTGGCAAACCTGGACAAGAAATTGAAACTTTTATTACTCAGCGTATAAAAAATTATCATAATAATCAACAGGAAATATTTTTCCTAATGGACTTGCATTATGAAAATGATAAATTTCATCCTGAAAGTAAATTATTCCCCAATCATAATATTCATCAAACACCAGGTCGTGAGTTATATGGCGAGGTAGGTAGATTATACAACTCAATTAAAGACCAAATGAATGTACATTATTTAGATAAAACGAGATACGATTCATTCTACGGTACACCATTAGATAGTTTATTACGTGAAAGACAAATCAATGATATTGAAATTGTGGGTGTTTGCACGGATATTTGTATTTTGCATACCGCTGTTTCAGCATACAATTTAGGTTATAACATCACTATCCCAATTAGAGGCGTAGCATCTTTTAATCAAGATGGTCATCAATGGGCACTCTCCCATTTTAAAAATTCTCTTGGTGCAAAAGTAGAAGATTAA
- a CDS encoding glycosyl hydrolase family 28-related protein translates to MFINAKDFGLKEKSKYKDTRAIQKALNYAKKGRHTVYIPKGTYYIRKALVIYDSTTLLLEEGATLLRKGKDALLKNGRRLKLYHGYNGNSHIYIKGGTFDMNGGEYPYNNTAMCMGHAEDIQILGVTFKNIVGGHALDACGINGLHISECEFKGFLDIDGDRSFSEAVQLDIQVPGAFPKFGTTDGTITKNVVIEKCYFGCSDHPKMKAWNRAIGSHASRYNCYYENIHINQNIFDNLNEYALTPLKSKDTFITKNKFINCNGGIRFLGVKDGKNAADPITGQVMETQAGENFNVIGNTFIGKMKRDAIHIRSYHHVQHQNVFIAANQFEDASQSIHLENINGLTLNQEQTKIKIKSIDVKNISN, encoded by the coding sequence ATGTTTATCAATGCAAAAGATTTCGGATTAAAAGAAAAAAGTAAATATAAGGATACAAGAGCGATTCAAAAAGCATTAAATTACGCAAAAAAAGGCAGACACACTGTTTATATACCTAAAGGAACTTATTATATCAGAAAAGCTTTAGTTATTTATGATTCTACAACATTGTTATTGGAAGAAGGTGCAACACTTTTAAGAAAAGGGAAAGATGCATTATTAAAAAATGGTAGACGCTTAAAGCTATATCATGGCTATAATGGAAATAGTCACATTTATATTAAAGGAGGAACTTTTGATATGAATGGAGGCGAATATCCATATAATAATACAGCCATGTGCATGGGACATGCAGAAGACATTCAAATTTTAGGTGTAACATTCAAAAATATTGTTGGAGGGCATGCACTCGACGCATGCGGAATCAATGGTTTACACATATCAGAATGTGAATTTAAAGGATTTCTTGATATTGATGGAGATCGTTCTTTTTCTGAAGCAGTACAATTGGACATACAAGTACCTGGTGCTTTTCCTAAATTTGGAACTACAGATGGAACGATTACGAAAAATGTTGTCATTGAAAAATGTTATTTTGGCTGTTCAGATCATCCTAAAATGAAAGCGTGGAATAGAGCTATTGGCTCTCATGCCAGTAGATATAACTGCTATTATGAAAACATTCATATCAATCAAAACATCTTTGATAATTTAAATGAGTATGCTTTAACTCCTCTAAAGTCAAAAGACACATTTATTACAAAAAATAAATTTATAAATTGTAATGGTGGAATAAGATTTCTTGGAGTGAAGGATGGTAAAAATGCTGCCGATCCTATTACAGGACAAGTGATGGAAACTCAAGCTGGTGAGAATTTCAATGTGATAGGTAATACTTTTATTGGTAAGATGAAAAGAGATGCGATTCATATTAGAAGTTATCATCACGTCCAACATCAAAACGTTTTTATAGCGGCAAATCAATTTGAAGATGCTTCACAATCAATACATTTAGAAAATATTAATGGACTTACTTTAAATCAGGAACAAACAAAAATCAAAATCAAGAGTATTGATGTGAAAAACATCAGTAATTAA
- a CDS encoding prephenate dehydratase, with translation MHLYYLGPKGTFSYLAAKQFESHEQYDFIPLSNLHEVIQSVSKDKQAVGIVPIENSIEGTINIVADSLAHHDVYAHGEIQLDIDFSLYGHHSNSLDDIHKVYSIAPAISQTINYIHRQQFDYDYVDSTIQSLNMIKDGIGAIAPIGSGETYGYHTLDQHIQDYPHNVTRFLVVKNHTHFIEHPNTTIFLITPKYDKPGLLASVLNTFTLFNINLSWIESRPLKTQLGMYHFYVQADTAINNDVNKIISILETLDFQVKIIGAFNKKN, from the coding sequence ATGCATTTATATTATCTAGGACCTAAAGGAACTTTTTCATATCTAGCCGCTAAGCAATTTGAATCACATGAACAGTATGACTTCATTCCATTATCTAACTTGCATGAAGTCATTCAATCCGTATCTAAAGATAAACAGGCTGTCGGAATTGTCCCTATTGAAAACTCTATTGAAGGTACTATTAACATTGTCGCTGATTCATTAGCACATCATGATGTATACGCACATGGTGAAATTCAACTAGATATAGATTTTTCACTTTACGGTCATCATTCAAATTCACTTGATGATATTCATAAAGTATATTCAATTGCTCCAGCAATCAGTCAAACAATAAACTACATTCATCGTCAACAGTTTGACTATGATTATGTAGATAGCACTATTCAAAGCCTTAACATGATAAAAGATGGTATTGGAGCAATAGCTCCTATTGGGAGTGGGGAAACTTATGGCTACCATACTTTAGATCAACATATACAAGATTACCCTCATAATGTAACTAGATTTTTAGTAGTGAAAAATCATACTCATTTTATTGAACATCCAAACACAACTATCTTCCTTATCACGCCTAAGTATGATAAGCCAGGACTTTTAGCTAGTGTTTTAAATACTTTTACTTTATTCAACATAAATTTATCGTGGATTGAATCTAGACCACTTAAAACTCAATTAGGTATGTATCATTTTTATGTTCAAGCCGATACTGCTATAAATAATGATGTGAATAAAATTATTTCAATTTTAGAGACTTTGGATTTTCAAGTTAAAATTATCGGCGCTTTTAATAAGAAAAACTAA
- a CDS encoding nitric oxide synthase oxygenase, whose protein sequence is MLIDKARSFIQTMYSELKYNTNEIENRMKEIEQEINLTGSYTHTYEELSYGAKMAWRNSNRCIGRLFWNSLNVKDARDVCDEKEFIKFIHTHIKEATNGGKIKPYITIFSPEDTPKIYNNQLIRYAGYENVGDPSEKKVTRLAEHLGWKGKGSNFDILPLIYQLPNDTIKIHELPNDIVKEVSIHHEHYPKLSKLGLKWYAVPIISNMDLKIGGITYPTAPFNGWYMVTEIAVRNFTDTYRYNLLEKVAEAFEFDTLKNNSFNKDRALVELNHAVYHSFKADGVSIVDHLTAAKQFEMFERNEHQQNRNVTGKWSWLAPPLSPTLTSNYHHGYDNTMHHTNFFYKKEEPMKCPFH, encoded by the coding sequence ATGCTAATAGATAAAGCAAGATCATTTATTCAGACCATGTATAGCGAATTAAAATATAATACTAATGAAATTGAAAATAGAATGAAAGAGATTGAGCAAGAAATTAACTTGACTGGTAGTTACACACATACTTATGAAGAATTATCTTACGGTGCAAAAATGGCATGGAGAAACTCAAATCGTTGTATTGGTAGACTGTTTTGGAATTCTTTAAATGTTAAAGATGCCCGAGATGTATGTGACGAAAAAGAATTTATAAAATTTATACATACACATATTAAAGAAGCTACTAACGGCGGAAAAATCAAACCATATATTACAATTTTTAGTCCTGAAGATACACCTAAAATTTATAATAATCAGTTGATTCGTTATGCTGGTTATGAAAATGTTGGCGATCCATCTGAAAAAAAGGTTACTCGTTTAGCTGAACATCTAGGTTGGAAAGGTAAAGGTTCAAATTTTGATATTTTACCTCTGATTTATCAATTGCCTAACGACACTATAAAAATACACGAACTTCCAAATGATATTGTAAAAGAAGTTTCTATACATCATGAACACTATCCCAAGCTTTCAAAATTAGGTTTAAAATGGTATGCGGTACCTATTATTTCAAATATGGATTTAAAAATCGGTGGTATTACTTACCCTACAGCACCTTTTAATGGATGGTATATGGTAACCGAAATTGCTGTACGTAATTTCACAGACACCTATCGTTATAATCTTTTAGAAAAAGTTGCAGAAGCTTTTGAATTTGATACACTTAAAAATAATTCATTTAATAAAGATCGAGCACTCGTAGAGTTAAATCATGCTGTGTATCATTCATTTAAAGCTGATGGTGTTTCTATTGTTGACCACTTAACTGCAGCGAAGCAATTTGAAATGTTTGAACGAAATGAACATCAACAAAACAGAAATGTTACTGGTAAGTGGTCTTGGCTGGCACCTCCACTTTCACCAACTTTAACTTCTAACTATCATCATGGATATGATAATACAATGCATCATACGAATTTCTTCTATAAAAAAGAAGAACCTATGAAGTGCCCTTTCCATTAA